CGCGCAGGTCATCGACGATGCAGTCGGAGGCGTCCCTGACATCTACGCCCCGGTCAAAGTTCTCGATCGTCCCGTTGCGCACCGCCAGGCCCAGATGCCCGAGGCCGTCGTCGGCGACCCCATTGCCGGTGCCATCGCCGGACAACGTGAACCCGTTGAGGTCCAAGGTGACGAAATCGGCGGCCAGGATCAGGCAGTCGCCCGTGGCCGCCAGGTTCTGGGTCACCACGTAGGAGCCCGGCTGGTCTATCGTGCCGCAGGCGTTGACCGGGGTCCGGGACCCCGTCGGCGAGAGGGAGAAGGCGAGCTTGTCGGCGGTGACCGAGCCGGGCGCGATCTTGTCGCCGGTCACCGCCTGGTCGGCGATCTTGGCCGTGCTGACCGCGCTGTCCTTCAGTTTGTTCTGGCCGATCGCGTCGTCCTTGATCTTGTTCTGGCCGATCGCTCCGTCCTTGATCTTGCGGTCGCCGATCGCATTGTCCTTGATCTTGTTCTGACCGATGGCGTCGTCCTTGATCTTGTTCTGGCCGATTGCGCCGTCCTTCAGCTTGCGATCGCCGATCGAGAGGTCCTTCAGCTTCTGGTTCCCGATCGAGCCGTTGGCCAGATCGTTTGTCCCAACGCAGCCGGAGCAGACCACGTCGTCGGCCACCACCTGCGCGGCGGCCGGCCCGGCCCAAACAGAAACCAACAGCCCGCCGGCCAGCGCCAGCGCGCCCATTCCCCTGGCTTTGATCAACATCTGCTCGTCCTCCCTCTTTGCTATCTCTTGATCCAGTCAACCGCGTTGGCCCGCCCCGCAATGCCGGCCGGCTGGTCGAGTCTGGTTCGGCCGGGCGCGTCGGCTGACGCCCGGCGAGAGGAACCGGCTTAAACGCGGTCCGGCGCCACCGGCGGCGGCAGAGTCAACGCGCCGAGACCGGTTCGATAGCGCCCCGGACGATGCGCCGCTTCCGGCCCCGTCGGGCCGAAAGGTCACGGTATCGGATCGCAGTTGTCGTCCAGTGTGTTGAAGTTCTCGTCGTAGCTGCCGGAGCACCTGAAGGTTCCCGGCCCGCCGACGGCCACCAAGCCGCTGAGCTGGCTGGTCACCAGGTTCGCCGTAACGGCGCCCCCGCCCGCCAATGCTATGGCCCCGCCGTCGACACCCGAGAAGACCGAATTCCGGGCCGTCACCGTCGCGTTAAACAACTGGAGTCCAGAAGAGTTAGTACTAGCGGGACCTGCCGTGGCGACGACGTTGACCAGAACCGCATTCGGTCCTCCGGCAATATAGAGCCCGGCCGCGAAACTGCTCGCCCCGTCGGTTGTGTTGGCTTCCACGTTCGTGATGACTGTCGTACCGCTAAAGTTGAGAACGAGTAACGCATAGCCAACGGTGTTCGTTCCGGTAACCTCGGCGCGAACGTTGGTGACACGGGAGTCGGGTTGACCAACGTAGAGGGCAACTCGTTCATTCACGTTGCGCACCGAGAGATCCCGGAGTTCGGTGTTCCGGGCGTTGCGGATCACGCCGCCGCTGTTGGTGCCGGCCCTGCTCCCGGTGATCAGCGTTGTTTCGCGGCCGGAACCCGCGATATCGACGAAGGGCTTCATCTCCACGGAGGTCGTGCCACAGTCGTAAATCCCCGGCTCCAGCAGGATCAGGTAGCGGTTGTTCACATCGTTGTCGGTGATATCGGCCAGCACGGCGCGCAGCTCGTCGCAGTTGCCGACCTGGTCGGTCGGGAAATTGCGGACCACCAGGATGCGCCCGAAGACGGCGTCCACCGCCAAGTTGTCCGCGCTGACCGCGCCCGGCGCGATCTTGTCGCCAGTCACCGCGTCGTCCCTCAGCTTGTCCGTGGTGACGGCGCCGTCGATGATCTTGGGGGTGGTGATCGCGTTGACCCCGATCTTTCTCTGGCCGACCGCGCCGTCGAGGATCTTTCGGCTGGTGACCGCGTTGTCCTTCAGCTTCTTCTGGCCGACGGTGTTGTCCTTCAGCTTCCGGTCGCCGATCGAATCGTTGGCCAGCTTTCTGCTTCCGACCGAGCCGTTGGCCAAATCGTTGCTGTCCACGCAGCCCAAGCATTGCACGTCGTCGGCCACCACCTGCGCGGCGGCCGGCCCGGCCCACGCGAAGACCAACAGCCCGCCGGCCATCGCCAGCGCGCCCATTTCCCTAGTTTTGATAGACATCCCTGCCTCCTTTTTTGATTCTTTATCGTGGCGGCGAATGAAACACCGGTCCATCCACGAAGACTCGTCGCGACCCCAGGATCCGCTATGTGGGCGAACTCGAGCCTCGGATAGCGCATCGTGATCGCACCTTAATCTCATGCGCTTGGCAATTGCCGATCTGTGACAATTGCCACAGTGGCCGCGAGATCCTCGGCCGCTCGGCTCGAATCCCGGGGTGAATTCAACCCTGAGATGGATGGCGAGGCGGCCCACCGAGCCTTGAATTGCATTCTCGTCGGATCGCGTCGCTTCCAAGGCCGCCAGGTCTTAGACGGCCGACCTAGCCAGCTCGGTGGCCGAGCAATCTAGGGAATCGGGCTACAGTTGCTGTCCAGCAGGACGAAGTCGCGATTGTAGGCGTTCACGCAGGTCGCGACACCGCCGCTCAAGAGCGACACCGCTCCGTCCACCTGGCTCAGCACCAGATTGACGGCGCCCGATGCGCGTACCGCCTCGGTGCCCCCGCCCAGGAACCTGGATTGCCGGGCCGTAGTCACCGAAGCACCGATTTGCTGCAGTCCCCAGGCGTCGCTGCCGCCACCGGCGATCGCGTGGACATTGAAGAGCGTCGGCGTGCCGGAGGCCACGAAGACACCATTGGTGCTGAACGCGCTCGGTGCGCCCGCGTTGTCCGCCGACGTCAGGACGTTCGTTAGAACAGGAGTTCCAGCACCCACACGAATGCCGGTGGCGCCGCCCGCTGAGTTCTGCGCGACCGCGGTGAGGTCAGTGATCTTGACGTTCGTGTCTCCCGTGCTGACGGCGCTGACCGCGTTGTCGGGGCCGCCGATGTGCTCGACACGCATCCCGCGCAGCTCCGAGTCGTTCGCCCCTGTTACGACGCCCAGGCTGTTACTGTCGATCTGGCCCTTGACGGTCGTGATGCCTCTGCCCGACCCGGCGAGATCGACGAAAGGCTTCATCTGCACCGAGGTCGTGCCGCAGTCATAGGTCCCCGGCTCGAGCACCACCGTGTAGGGATTGCCGGCGTCGTTGTCGGTGATGTCGGCCAGCACGGCCAGCAGTTCATCACAGTTGCCGAGCGGGTCCGCCGGATCGTTGCGCACCACGAGGATGCGCCCGAAGACCGCGTCCGGGGCCAACTTGGCGGCGCTTACCGCGCCGTTCTGGATGTTTTCCGCAGCGACGGCGCCAAGCTTCAGCTTGCGTGCGCCGATCGCCCGGTCCTTGAACTTCCCCTGGACAATGGCGTCGTCCTTGATCTTGTTCTGGCCGATCGCGCCGTCCTTGATCTTGCGGTCGCCGACCGAGTTGTCCTGCAGCTTGCGATTGCCGATTGAACCGTTGGCCAAATCGCCGCTTTCCACACAGCCTGAACAGTCAAGGTCCGTCGCGGTCTGCGCGGCGGCGGGGCCGGCCCAAGCGGACACCGCCAGCGTGCAAGCTACCGCCATCGCACTTACGGCATTTCTTGCCATGGGCATTTCTCAATCCCCTCCCATTGCTCTAGCGGCATTCAACGCGCCAGGCCTGTAAAAGCGGTGTTGCTGCCCCGTGCCTTGTCTTCATGGCGGTGGTGTCCTCCCGCAGCCCGGCCCCATAAGAAAGAAGTTGGAGTCAGCCGTGGTCGCAATGCAGCGGAATGTCCCGAATCCCTTGGCCGAGAAATAGCCGAGCAGCTGGCTGCTCACGACGTTGATCCGATCGCCAGGAGATATGGAAAAGATCCCTTCGCTTACCCCTGTCATTGTCGAACTGCGCAGAGTCGCTGTCCCACCCTCTCCAATCAACAGGCCGTTGCTCGTGTCGACCGCCTGGCCTGCCAGGGAATCGACATGGATCATGTCGGCCCGTGCGCCGTCAAAAACCGTGACTCCCGCGGAAATGGAGTTTGCCGGCGACGCTGTTGCAACGACGTTCGTGAGGGTGGCCCTTGCCGAGGGACCGTCGATGACAATGGCAAAAGAGCCCTCGGCGCCCCTGGTCACGCTCTCGGCGCGCACGTCGGTAATCCTGAAACCGTCCTGGTCGTTGTAGATCGCGACGGCGTCGATCTTGTTGCGGACGACATTTCTGACAGACAGGCGGCGCAGTTCTGCGTTGCTGGCACCGCGCACGACACCGTCGATGAACTCGTCCGAACGCCGGCCCCTAATCAATGTCGTCGATCGTCCCGCGCCCTCGATATCGACGAAGGGTTTCATCTGCACCGGGCTGGCGCCGCAATCGTAGGTCCCAGGCTCGAGCAGGATTAGGTAAGTGCTTTCCGCATCGTTGTCGGTGATGCCGGCCAGCACGGCCAGCAGTTCTTCGCAGTTGCCGCCCGTGTCCGCCGGGTCGTTGCGCACCACCAGGATGCGCCCAAAGACCGCATCCTCGGTCAGTTTGGCGGCGCTCACGGCGCCGTCTTGAATGTTGCCGGTATCGACGGCGCCGAGCTTCAGCTCAAGCGTGCCGATCGCCCGATCCTTGATCTTCCTCTGGCCGATGGCGTCGTCCTTGATCTTGTTCTGGCCGATCGCGCCGTCCTTGATCTTGCGGTCGCCGACCGAGTTGTCTTGCAGTTTGCGACTGCCGATCGAGCCGCTGGCTAGCTCCTTGGTGTCGACACAACCGGAGCAGTCCAAGTCCGTCGCCGTCTGCGCCCCTGCAGGAATGGCCCAAGCGGACACCGCCAACCAAGCGGCAAGCGCAACGGTGTTCGTTTTCTGATTCCTGCCGAGCATTGAACTACCCCCTGAGAACAACATTTTCGCTTTGCCGGAGCTGTCTGCCCTTAATCCCTCGCTTAGGGAATTGCTTGGCATCCGCGGTTCAAAGGCGCGAAGTTGCCGTCGTAAGACCCCAAGCAGAGCGCGATGCCGTCGTCGAACACGGGCCCGTCCAGTTGCGATCCGATGATGTAGGCTTCGCCCTTTGGTCGCCTGCCCAGCACGTAGAGTGCATAGTCATCGCCTGTGAGAACGGAATCCCGTGCCGTTGCGACTCCGCTTGCCACGGCCAACCCTTCAGCAGTCCGATTGCCGACTCGCGTGGCTGAAGCCTTCACATTGATAAGGGTGGCGTTGGCATTCGTTGTATAGATCGCCCTCGCGTCTGCGAGGCCCTGTGGGCTGTGGGCCCTGGCCGTGACGTTCAACAAGGTGGGCGTGCCGCCTCTTATGGATATGGCGATACTTTGATTCTCGCCACTATCGAGTGCCTCGGCCGCGAGGTTCGACAGCCTGGCGTTTGTGTTTTCCGAGTGTATGGCCGACACGCGGCGAGCAGTGCCGATATTCCGCACTGTCAGGGATGTGAGTTCGGCGTTGCTCGCGGCCATCACCACGCCCAAGAAACTAGTCGTCTTGTTGACGGGATTCCCAATTACCTCGGTTGTGTCCTGGCCCGACCCGGCGAGATCGACAAAAGGCTTCATCTGGATCGATGTGGCACCGCAGTCATAGGTTCCCGGCTCGAGCACGACCGTGTAGCGGTTGTCGACGTCGTTGTCGGTGATGTCGGCCAGCACGGCCAGCAGTTCGTCGCAGTTCCCAAGCGGGTCCGCCGGGTCGTTGCGCACCACCAGGATGCGACCGAAGACCGCGTCCGGGGCCAGCTTGGCGGCGCTTACCGCGCCGTCCTGGATGTTCTCCGTGGCGACCGCCCCGAGCTTCAGCTTGCGTGCGCCGATCGCCCGGTCCTTGATCTTCCTCTGGCCGATCGCGTCGTCCTTGATCTTTTTCTGGCCGATGGCGCCGTCCTTGATCTTGCGGTCGCCGACCGAGTCGTCCTGCAGCTTGCGATTGCCGATCGAGCCGTTGGCCAGGTCGCCGCTGTCCACACAGCCCGAACAGTCCAGGTCAGTCGCGGTCTGTGCGCCGGCCGGGGCGGCCCAAGCGAAAACCCACACCGCGGCCGCCGCCGTGAGCGTCCGCAGAGTCCTAGCGCCAATCAACATCCATGCACCCCTCTCTGTCGCTTCGTGGGAATCGATGGGTAGCGAACCTTCAAAAATCATGGCGTGCGGGTCAAGACTGGACTTGGCGAAGCCCAGGCTTCGCCCGCCTGCATACGCGGGTATTCCTGGCTGGCCCTGGTTATGCTAGGGCGAAGCTGTATTTCTTGCCGCGCAGGAGTTCCCGCGATGACCCAGGAGGAATACAACGACTTCTGCCGCGCCCTGCCGGCGACCAGCCACGTGGTGCAGTGGGGCGGCTCCCATGTCTGGAAGGTCGGCGGCAAGGTCTTCGCCATCGGCGGCATGGCCGCCGGCGAGGCGACCTACACCTTCAAGACCAGCGAGCTGTCCTACGAGATCCTGAAGGCGCAGCCCGGCCTCAGGCCCGCGCCCTATCTGGCCTCGCGCGGCATGAAGTGGATCCAGCACTACGCCCGGCCGGGGCTCACGGACGAGGAATTGATGGGCTACCTGCGCGAATCCCACCGCATCGTCTCGCTCGGTCTCTCCAGGAAGAAGCGGCGCGAGCTCGGGCTCGAAGAGGCCAAACCGTCGTGACCGCTACTCGGCCGATTTGAGCGGTAGCGGCTTTATACGAGCGCGGACCTCTCGGCGCCGCTCACCGGCGGCAGCTCGCGTTCCGTCTCGGTGTCGTCGGTCCTGGCGACCTCCGCCGCTCCCTGTCCGCGATATCGGAGGCTCCGCGTCGTCATGGCATCGGCCATGAGCAGGCGCAACAAGGCTTCGCAGCCGAGAAAGCGCACGATCATGCCGGAGCTCCAATGGGGCGACAGCGGGCAACGACTGCCTGGCTTCTGTCAGAACAACTCATCTCTATGTCCCCCATGAGGTTGGATAGAAAATGCGAACGATTCGCAATTACAAGCTTAGGCAGGTGCCGGGCCAATTTGCAATTAAAAATCATTCTCAACAGGTCGATCTTTTGGAGTGGTAGCTCCCATAAAGGGAACGCCCCGGCGCGGGGTCCCGCCGGGGCGTTCATCGGCAGCCGACAGGGAGAACGGCTGGCTCTGCAGGGGTTACGTGCGGACGGCTGAGAAGGGGTCGGCGTCCCGCCGGTCGAGCGCCGCATCCACGACGTCGACGATCTGGCTGCGGTGGACCCCGATGTCGCTCAGGATCCGGTCGTCGAGCGCGCGCAACTCGCGGATCGCCTCGCGCCGCTGGCCGCGCCGCTCGATCGCGTGCATCGCGCGACCGAACCGCTCGCCGACAACGGCCAGGGCATCGACCGCCACCAGGGTCAGGCGCGGCAGCAGAAAGTCGCCGGCCTTGTCGGGCGAATAGGGCGCGTTGGTCAGCGGACTGCGGACCAGCATCATGTTGGCCAGGGTCCTCGTCATGGTTCTCTCCTTTCGGTCTCGGGCCTCGGGGCCGCTCGGCGCAACACGGGTTGACGTTTAGAAAAGCTGTCTTGTTGAGCCGGATCGCGTGCCGTTGAAGTTCTCTCTTGGTCAATAATTTCGCGATTTACCGCGCCATTTACAAACGAGGTTTTCTTCTCCTATAGATGAGAAAAATTATCTCATGAGGAAGAGATGCGCCGTCTTCCACCGCTCAACGCCCTGCGCGCTTTCGAGGCCGCGGCCCGCCACCTGAGCTTTGCCAAGGCGGCCGAGGAGCTGAACGTGACGCCGGCGGCGATCAGCCACCAGGTCAAGGCCCTGGAAGACTATTGCCAGGTCAAGCTGTTCCGCCGCCTGACCCGGGCGCTACTCTTGACCGATGCCGGCCAGGCCGCCCTGCCGGGCCTGCGCGAGGGCTTCGACCGACTGGCCGAGGCCGCCGAGCGCCTGCAGAGCGCGCGGCCCAGCAACGTGCTGACGATCAGCGTGGCGCCGTCGTTCGGGGCCAAGTGGCTGGTCCCGCGGCTCGACCGCTTCCGCGCCCGTCATCCCGAGTACGAGGTGCGCATCGACGCCACGGACCACACCGTCGATTTCTCGCGCGAAGCGGCCGATCTCGGGTTGCGCTACGGCCGCGGAAGCTATCCGGGCCTGCGCGCCGATGCACTCTTGACCGAGGTGTCCACGCCGGTCTGCAGCCCCCGGCTGCTCGAGGGGCCGCACGCCCTACGGGCTCCGGAGGACCTGCACCATCATACGCTGCTCCACGTCTCCTGGCAGACCGAGGACGACTCGGCACCGAACTGGCGCATGTGGCTGCTGGCGGCGGGTGTCCGGGACATCGACCCGACGCGGGGATTGACCTTCAACCAGGAGACCTTGGCGATCCAGGCGGCGATCGAAGGGCAGGGCGTCGCTCTGACCGGCAGTGTCTTGGCCGGGGACGATCTGGCCGCCGGACGCCTGGTCCGGCCGTTCGAGCTCAGCCTCTGCGACCCGGTCGACTTCGGCTACTACATCGTTAGTCCCGAGGAGACCGCCGATCACCCGAAGGTTGCCGCGTTCCGCAGCTGGATCCTCGACGAGACCGAAGTCGCAGGCTGAGCGCGGGTTCCGGCGCCGTGCCGGCCTTTCCTTCCTCGCGGTGATCCATCAAGCTGGCCGGGACGCGACCGAAGGAGAGGCGCCATGGCGAACGACCGCGCGGCCGGCGGTCCGGCCGACACCAAGTCGTTCTACGACAATGCTCTGCGCGAGGCGCTGGAACGCATCGGCGGCGAGTACCATCACCTCGCCCTCTTCACCGGCGAAGCGGACGACAGCTTCGATGCCGCCAAGGCGCGCTCGACCGAGACCATGGCGGCGGGCCTGTCCCTCGGTCCCGAGGCGCGGGTCCTCGAGGTCGCCTGCGGGGTCGGCGCGGCCTCTCGTTACCTCGCCGCCCGGTTCGGCTGCCGGGTGGAGGCCA
The genomic region above belongs to Kiloniellales bacterium and contains:
- a CDS encoding right-handed parallel beta-helix repeat-containing protein, translated to MLIKARGMGALALAGGLLVSVWAGPAAAQVVADDVVCSGCVGTNDLANGSIGNQKLKDLSIGDRKLKDGAIGQNKIKDDAIGQNKIKDNAIGDRKIKDGAIGQNKIKDDAIGQNKLKDSAVSTAKIADQAVTGDKIAPGSVTADKLAFSLSPTGSRTPVNACGTIDQPGSYVVTQNLAATGDCLILAADFVTLDLNGFTLSGDGTGNGVADDGLGHLGLAVRNGTIENFDRGVDVRDASDCIVDDLRVLNNAGVGILSGTGCRVSENVVAGSGNDNIRTGGANIVSRNVVEGGSINGIKVGRGSIVSENIVSGNGNIGVVLAQGTLLTSNAISQNTNAGINTSEGGQANKTDSTVTNNVVVGNSGGGINYSVTDDGLLVANNTMRSNPSGNQVSTCNTCTIVDNRF
- a CDS encoding MmcQ/YjbR family DNA-binding protein produces the protein MTQEEYNDFCRALPATSHVVQWGGSHVWKVGGKVFAIGGMAAGEATYTFKTSELSYEILKAQPGLRPAPYLASRGMKWIQHYARPGLTDEELMGYLRESHRIVSLGLSRKKRRELGLEEAKPS
- a CDS encoding DUF1127 domain-containing protein, whose translation is MTRTLANMMLVRSPLTNAPYSPDKAGDFLLPRLTLVAVDALAVVGERFGRAMHAIERRGQRREAIRELRALDDRILSDIGVHRSQIVDVVDAALDRRDADPFSAVRT
- a CDS encoding transcriptional regulator GcvA, which encodes MRRLPPLNALRAFEAAARHLSFAKAAEELNVTPAAISHQVKALEDYCQVKLFRRLTRALLLTDAGQAALPGLREGFDRLAEAAERLQSARPSNVLTISVAPSFGAKWLVPRLDRFRARHPEYEVRIDATDHTVDFSREAADLGLRYGRGSYPGLRADALLTEVSTPVCSPRLLEGPHALRAPEDLHHHTLLHVSWQTEDDSAPNWRMWLLAAGVRDIDPTRGLTFNQETLAIQAAIEGQGVALTGSVLAGDDLAAGRLVRPFELSLCDPVDFGYYIVSPEETADHPKVAAFRSWILDETEVAG